In a genomic window of Pseudomonas oryzihabitans:
- the cas3f gene encoding type I-F CRISPR-associated helicase Cas3f — protein MNVLLISQCDKRALVESRRILDQFAERRGERTWQTPITQAGLDTLRKLLKKTARRNTAVACHWIRGRDHSELLWIVGDASRFNDQGAVPTNTTRRDVLRRDGENDWHSGEDIKLLAQMAALFHDIGKANAAFQAKLRGKGPLADAYRHEWVSLRLFEAFVGSGSRDADWLQRLADGPTEDWLTRLRADHQPQPGPFIQQHLPPLAQAIGWLIVSHHRLPLGTQSLPTPGVKRLPIPITADWCGARSDATPAEQAACWQFPAGHLPFVSAAWRRRSAACAQALLARPGLLSGAERLLTDPYLLHLSRLVLMLADHHYSSLPSQPRLGEADFPAYANTDRDGRLKQRLDEHLLGVAQGARRIAGLLPRLERSLPRIARHKGFKRRATEERFRWQDRAFDLASGLRDTAARQGFFGVNLASTGCGKTLANGRILYALADPQRGARFSIALGLRTLTLQTGEAYRQQLGLDEDDLAIRVGGPAVRELFELDAQERRAAAQGSESAAALLDNSHVHYAANLEDGPLKEWLQHDPPTHRLVSAPVLVCTLDHLMPACESIRGGRQIAPMLRLLTADLVLDEPDDFDLADLPALTRLVHWAGLLGSRVLLSSATLPPALVRGLFEAYAAGRAAYRQHRGEPGTSAAICCAWFDEFGCSSAQEADGDAFAHQHAAFIDRRLAALGQQPVRRRARIQPLEASSRARGALCTELAAQLPGWMSELHQHHHSPAADGRRVSFGLLRMANIDPLIELAQALHALDAPTGTRLHLCVYHSRFPLLLRSAIERQLDTLLRRHDPQAVFAHPVVRESLARYPEADHLFVVLASPVAEVGRDHDYDWAIVEPSSMRSIIQLAGRIRRHRPCACTADNLYLLSHNLKALQGIAPAFERPGFEAKAWRLASHDLHALLPSPGFAIDAAPRIQEATALQPTTRLVDLEHARLRAELLGEGASKTAYTAPLWWQSPAALTGLLQKAQPFRKRQPQLDYALLPDLDDEPPFTFQRDEEDGTWRPVGNLKTDMRLSLGARVHSWGHTGYEAELHALAERQGLSLRACAQRYGRLSLDCDRNDSGTLTDRPWRWHPWLGFARGK, from the coding sequence TGAAGAAGACCGCCCGCCGCAACACCGCCGTGGCCTGTCACTGGATCCGGGGCCGCGATCACAGCGAACTGCTGTGGATCGTCGGCGACGCCAGCCGCTTCAATGACCAGGGCGCGGTACCGACCAACACCACCCGCCGCGACGTGCTGCGCCGGGACGGCGAGAACGACTGGCACAGCGGCGAGGACATCAAGCTGCTGGCGCAAATGGCGGCCCTGTTCCATGACATCGGCAAGGCCAACGCCGCCTTCCAGGCCAAGCTGCGCGGCAAGGGCCCCCTGGCCGACGCCTACCGCCACGAGTGGGTATCGCTGCGCCTGTTCGAAGCCTTCGTCGGCAGCGGCAGCCGGGATGCGGACTGGCTGCAACGCCTGGCCGACGGCCCCACCGAGGATTGGCTCACCCGGCTGCGGGCGGATCATCAGCCCCAGCCCGGCCCTTTCATCCAGCAACACCTACCGCCCCTGGCCCAGGCGATCGGCTGGTTGATCGTCAGCCACCATCGCCTGCCCCTCGGCACTCAATCGCTGCCAACGCCCGGTGTGAAGCGGCTACCCATTCCGATCACGGCCGACTGGTGCGGCGCCCGTAGCGATGCGACGCCGGCCGAGCAAGCGGCCTGCTGGCAATTTCCGGCGGGCCACCTGCCCTTCGTCAGCGCTGCCTGGCGCCGGCGTAGCGCGGCCTGTGCCCAGGCCCTACTCGCACGGCCGGGCCTGCTGTCGGGTGCCGAGCGCCTGCTGACTGATCCCTATCTCCTGCATCTGTCGCGCCTGGTGCTGATGCTCGCCGACCACCACTATTCGAGCCTGCCCAGCCAGCCGCGCCTGGGCGAGGCGGACTTTCCCGCCTACGCCAACACCGACCGCGACGGGCGCCTCAAGCAGCGCCTCGACGAACACCTGCTCGGAGTCGCCCAGGGCGCCCGGCGCATCGCTGGCCTGTTGCCGCGCCTGGAACGTAGCCTGCCGCGCATCGCCCGGCACAAGGGCTTCAAGCGCCGCGCCACCGAGGAACGCTTCCGCTGGCAGGACCGCGCCTTCGACCTGGCCAGCGGCCTGCGCGACACCGCGGCCCGGCAGGGCTTCTTCGGCGTCAACCTGGCCTCCACCGGCTGCGGCAAGACCCTCGCCAACGGTCGCATCCTCTATGCCCTGGCCGATCCGCAGCGCGGTGCCCGCTTCAGCATCGCCCTCGGCCTGCGCACCCTCACCCTGCAGACCGGCGAGGCCTATCGGCAACAGCTCGGCCTGGACGAGGACGACCTGGCCATCCGCGTCGGCGGCCCAGCGGTGCGCGAGCTGTTCGAGCTGGACGCCCAGGAGCGGCGCGCCGCCGCGCAAGGCAGTGAGTCGGCCGCCGCCCTGCTGGACAACAGCCACGTCCATTACGCGGCCAACCTGGAAGACGGCCCGCTCAAGGAGTGGCTACAGCACGATCCGCCGACGCACCGGCTGGTCAGCGCGCCCGTGCTGGTCTGTACCCTCGACCACCTCATGCCAGCTTGCGAAAGCATCCGCGGCGGCCGGCAGATCGCGCCCATGCTGCGCCTGCTCACCGCCGACCTGGTGCTGGACGAACCGGACGACTTCGACCTGGCCGACCTGCCGGCCCTGACCCGCCTGGTGCACTGGGCCGGCCTGCTCGGCAGCCGCGTGCTGCTGTCCTCGGCCACCCTGCCACCGGCCCTGGTGCGCGGCCTGTTCGAAGCCTATGCCGCCGGCCGCGCCGCCTATCGCCAACATCGCGGCGAACCGGGCACCTCGGCCGCCATCTGCTGCGCCTGGTTCGACGAATTCGGCTGCAGTAGCGCCCAGGAAGCGGACGGCGACGCCTTCGCCCACCAACACGCGGCCTTCATCGACCGGCGCCTGGCGGCCCTGGGGCAGCAGCCCGTGCGGCGCCGGGCGCGCATCCAACCCCTCGAAGCCAGCAGCCGCGCACGCGGCGCCCTCTGTACCGAACTGGCCGCCCAGTTGCCCGGCTGGATGAGCGAGTTGCACCAGCACCATCACAGCCCGGCCGCCGACGGTCGACGCGTCAGCTTCGGGCTGCTGCGAATGGCCAACATCGATCCGCTGATCGAATTGGCCCAGGCACTCCACGCCCTGGATGCACCCACGGGCACGCGCCTGCATCTGTGCGTCTATCACTCGCGCTTTCCACTGCTGCTGCGCTCGGCCATCGAACGCCAGCTGGATACCCTGCTGCGCCGCCATGATCCCCAGGCGGTATTCGCGCACCCCGTGGTCCGCGAGTCTCTTGCCCGCTACCCGGAAGCCGATCACCTGTTCGTGGTGCTCGCCTCGCCAGTGGCCGAGGTGGGCCGCGATCACGACTACGATTGGGCCATCGTCGAGCCATCGTCCATGCGCTCCATCATCCAACTGGCCGGCCGCATCCGCCGCCATCGCCCCTGCGCCTGCACAGCGGACAACCTCTATCTGCTCTCGCACAACCTCAAGGCGCTACAAGGGATCGCTCCCGCCTTCGAGCGCCCCGGCTTCGAGGCCAAGGCCTGGCGCCTGGCCAGCCATGACCTGCACGCCTTGCTGCCCTCCCCTGGCTTCGCCATCGATGCCGCGCCCCGTATCCAGGAGGCCACCGCCCTGCAACCCACGACTCGCCTGGTGGATCTGGAACACGCCCGGCTACGCGCCGAGCTACTGGGCGAAGGCGCCAGCAAGACCGCCTATACGGCACCGCTCTGGTGGCAAAGCCCAGCCGCCCTCACCGGCCTGCTGCAAAAGGCCCAACCCTTCCGCAAGCGACAGCCCCAGCTCGACTATGCCCTGCTGCCGGACCTGGACGACGAACCGCCCTTCACCTTCCAACGCGACGAAGAGGACGGCACCTGGCGGCCGGTGGGTAACCTCAAGACGGACATGCGCCTCAGCCTGGGCGCCCGCGTCCACAGCTGGGGCCATACCGGCTACGAAGCCGAACTGCACGCCCTGGCCGAACGCCAAGGCCTCAGCCTGCGCGCCTGTGCCCAGCGCTATGGCCGCCTCAGCCTCGACTGCGACCGCAACGACAGCGGCACCCTGACGGATCGGCCCTGGCGTTGGCATCCATGGTTGGGGTTTGCTCGTGGCAAATGA